A single window of Streptococcus cristatus ATCC 51100 DNA harbors:
- a CDS encoding NAD-dependent protein deacylase, whose translation MDKIQQLQDMIDQSQHIVFFGGAGVSTESNIPDFRSSDGIYSVKLGRHFTAEQLVSHTMFERYPQEFFDFYKKYLLYPDAKPNAAHAYLAHLEKTGKLKTVVTQNIDSLHEMAGSKNVLKLHGSADRNFCLNCQRFYDLEAFLALSGTVPYCPDCGGVIKPDVTLYEESLDMETFQQAAQAIHQADLLIIGGTSLVVYPAASLIQYFAGKHLVVINKTSIPQDKQADLVIEGKIGEVFAQLRQ comes from the coding sequence ATGGATAAAATACAGCAGTTGCAAGACATGATTGACCAAAGTCAGCATATCGTCTTTTTCGGTGGGGCGGGTGTCTCGACCGAGTCCAATATCCCTGACTTTCGTAGTTCGGATGGGATTTATAGTGTCAAGTTAGGTCGGCATTTTACAGCAGAGCAGCTAGTTTCGCATACCATGTTTGAGCGCTATCCGCAGGAGTTTTTCGACTTTTACAAGAAATACCTGCTCTATCCAGATGCCAAGCCCAATGCGGCTCACGCCTATCTGGCTCATCTGGAGAAGACCGGCAAGCTCAAGACTGTAGTGACGCAAAATATTGACAGCCTGCACGAAATGGCTGGTTCAAAAAATGTCCTCAAGTTGCACGGCAGTGCGGATAGAAATTTCTGTCTAAACTGTCAGCGATTTTACGATTTGGAGGCATTTCTAGCTCTGTCTGGGACGGTGCCCTACTGTCCTGACTGCGGCGGCGTGATCAAGCCCGATGTGACCCTCTATGAAGAGTCTTTGGATATGGAGACTTTCCAGCAAGCTGCGCAGGCCATTCATCAAGCCGACTTGCTGATCATCGGGGGCACCTCCTTGGTGGTCTATCCCGCAGCCAGTCTCATCCAGTACTTTGCTGGCAAGCATCTGGTCGTTATCAACAAGACCAGTATTCCACAGGACAAGCAAGCTGACCTCGTCATCGAAGGCAAGATTGGGGAAGTGTTTGCGCAGTTGAGGCAGTAA
- the cas1 gene encoding CRISPR-associated endonuclease Cas1, with protein sequence MLVRNEEQILLKEISFNLIDNILVFGNAQLSTQLLKAWANRDIFVFYFSSKGEFLFSFDSFRKEDFEKQRSQARASFDSDFCLGIARKIAAAKIGNQLNLLQAFDENDLLDQEDFKRFGDALVNLEQARSIAEIMGIEGRLAKSYFYLLNLLVIDGFHFSGRSRRPALDKFNTLLNFGYSILYSCFMGLIRKNGLSLGFGVMHQPHDHHAVLASDLMEEWRPVIVDDTVLGLINRQEILEEHFIEKEDGIFLTPEGIEIFSRAMRERIFEIHHYVELDKNRYTFLYAADQQILDPEL encoded by the coding sequence GTGCTTGTGAGAAACGAGGAGCAGATTCTTTTGAAAGAAATTTCTTTTAATCTGATTGATAATATCTTGGTCTTTGGTAATGCTCAGCTGTCTACTCAGCTACTGAAAGCCTGGGCTAATAGGGACATTTTTGTGTTCTATTTCTCGAGCAAGGGCGAGTTTCTATTTTCCTTTGATTCTTTTAGGAAGGAAGATTTTGAAAAGCAGCGCAGTCAGGCTCGGGCTTCTTTTGACTCGGACTTTTGCTTGGGCATCGCTCGGAAAATCGCTGCGGCCAAGATCGGAAATCAGCTCAATCTGCTCCAAGCTTTTGATGAAAATGACCTGCTGGACCAGGAGGATTTCAAACGCTTTGGAGATGCGCTGGTGAATCTCGAGCAAGCGAGAAGCATAGCGGAAATTATGGGAATCGAAGGAAGACTGGCTAAATCTTACTTTTACCTCTTGAACTTACTGGTCATTGATGGTTTTCATTTTTCTGGTCGGAGTCGGAGGCCAGCTCTGGACAAGTTTAATACCCTGCTAAACTTTGGCTACTCTATTCTTTATTCTTGCTTTATGGGCTTGATTCGCAAGAATGGTCTGAGCTTGGGCTTTGGAGTGATGCATCAGCCACATGACCATCATGCTGTCTTGGCGAGTGATTTGATGGAGGAATGGCGGCCAGTGATCGTGGATGATACGGTGCTGGGGCTGATCAATCGTCAGGAGATTCTTGAAGAGCATTTCATTGAGAAGGAAGATGGTATCTTTTTGACGCCTGAAGGGATCGAAATCTTTTCTCGGGCTATGAGGGAGAGGATCTTTGAGATTCATCACTATGTCGAGCTGGATAAAAACCGCTACACTTTTCTATACGCGGCTGATCAGCAAATCCTTGATCCGGAGCTTTGA
- the cas2 gene encoding CRISPR-associated endonuclease Cas2, with protein MVFFNLDDDEKEFARKKTKFCLVIYDIVSHKRRLKLSKLLEGYGVRVQRSCFELALDKLDFDCLVRELRAFYQAEEGDNIIIYLGHKEEEAGTKVLASQLSLDCRARRSG; from the coding sequence ATGGTCTTCTTTAATCTTGATGATGATGAAAAAGAGTTTGCCAGAAAGAAAACGAAATTTTGTCTGGTCATTTATGATATCGTGAGCCATAAGCGACGCCTGAAGCTATCAAAGCTTTTAGAAGGCTATGGTGTGAGGGTTCAGCGTTCCTGCTTTGAGCTGGCTCTTGATAAGCTGGACTTTGACTGCCTTGTGAGGGAGCTGAGGGCCTTTTATCAGGCAGAAGAAGGGGACAATATCATTATCTATCTGGGGCACAAGGAAGAGGAGGCTGGGACAAAAGTCCTAGCCTCTCAATTGTCTTTGGATTGTCGAGCAAGACGCAGTGGTTGA
- the cas6 gene encoding CRISPR-associated endoribonuclease Cas6, giving the protein MKKVELHLSKTRLKDEELISKLQGFLMAQISPDFATFLHEQETNPYSLNLSSRHDESVWVVNLLSEEAEQQMLAPLLNLETIKLESYAEEILVKKVEIHSLSQQNLLDIYQDDDASHLIRVHFYTPTTFKRQGQFVLFPDTRLIFQSLMQKYSRLVEGRAEIEEETLQFLADHSQITSYHLKSHYFPIHGRKYPAFEGRVTIQIKGASTLKAYAQMLLRFGEYAGVGTKCSLGMGGMRIEERKG; this is encoded by the coding sequence GTGAAGAAAGTAGAGTTACATTTATCAAAAACAAGACTAAAAGACGAAGAATTGATCAGTAAACTTCAGGGCTTTTTGATGGCGCAGATTTCGCCAGACTTTGCGACCTTTCTACATGAGCAGGAGACCAATCCCTACTCGCTGAATCTGAGCTCCAGGCACGATGAGTCGGTGTGGGTTGTCAATTTGCTTTCAGAAGAGGCGGAACAGCAAATGCTAGCTCCCTTATTAAACTTGGAAACCATCAAGCTAGAGAGCTATGCTGAGGAAATCCTTGTCAAAAAGGTGGAAATCCACTCCTTGTCCCAGCAGAACTTGCTGGATATTTACCAAGATGATGATGCTTCCCACCTGATACGGGTGCATTTTTATACGCCAACGACCTTTAAGCGACAGGGGCAGTTTGTGCTATTTCCAGACACGCGTCTGATCTTTCAAAGTTTGATGCAAAAATATAGTCGACTGGTGGAAGGAAGAGCGGAAATCGAAGAGGAGACCTTACAGTTTTTAGCAGACCATAGCCAAATCACCAGCTATCATCTAAAAAGTCATTATTTTCCAATTCATGGACGAAAATACCCCGCCTTTGAAGGCAGGGTGACAATTCAGATAAAGGGAGCATCCACACTAAAAGCTTATGCACAGATGCTCCTAAGATTCGGTGAGTATGCCGGAGTCGGCACAAAGTGTAGCCTAGGAATGGGAGGGATGAGAATTGAAGAAAGAAAAGGTTGA
- a CDS encoding LysR family transcriptional regulator — protein sequence MRIQQLHYIIKIVETGSMNEAAKQLFITQPSLSNAVRDLENEMGIEIFIRNPKGITLTKDGMEFLSYARQVVEQTQLLEERYKNPVAHRELFSVSAQHYAFVVNAFVSLLKKSDMEKYELFLRETRTWEIIDDVKNFRSEIGVLFLNSYNRDVLSKMLDDSHLIATHLFTAQPHIFVSKSNPLAKKKLVQLSDLEDFPYLSYDQGTHNSFYFSEEILSQEHHKKSIVVSDRATLFNLLIGLDGYTIATGILNSNLNGDNIVSIPLDIDDPIELVYIQHEKASLSKMGERFIEYLIEEVQFDK from the coding sequence ATGAGAATTCAACAATTACACTACATTATCAAAATCGTCGAGACAGGCAGCATGAACGAGGCTGCCAAGCAACTTTTTATCACCCAGCCTAGCTTGTCCAACGCTGTGCGGGATTTGGAAAATGAAATGGGCATCGAGATTTTCATTCGCAATCCCAAAGGAATCACCTTGACCAAGGACGGCATGGAGTTCCTTTCCTATGCCCGCCAAGTGGTGGAGCAGACTCAGCTTCTAGAAGAGCGATACAAAAATCCTGTCGCCCACCGCGAGCTTTTTAGCGTCTCTGCCCAACACTATGCCTTTGTGGTCAATGCCTTTGTCTCCCTGCTCAAAAAAAGCGATATGGAGAAATACGAGCTCTTTCTACGGGAAACTCGGACTTGGGAAATCATTGATGATGTGAAGAACTTCCGCAGCGAGATCGGTGTCCTCTTCCTCAATAGTTACAACCGTGATGTCCTCTCTAAAATGCTGGATGATAGCCATCTGATTGCGACTCACCTCTTCACAGCTCAGCCCCATATCTTTGTCAGCAAGTCCAACCCGCTGGCCAAGAAAAAGCTGGTACAACTGTCAGACTTGGAAGATTTCCCTTATCTCAGCTATGACCAAGGTACTCACAACTCCTTCTACTTTTCTGAGGAAATTCTCTCTCAGGAGCACCATAAAAAATCTATCGTCGTCAGCGACCGTGCAACCCTATTTAATCTTTTGATCGGTCTGGACGGCTACACGATTGCGACCGGTATTCTCAACAGTAACCTCAACGGAGACAATATCGTCTCCATCCCTCTGGATATCGATGACCCAATCGAGCTGGTCTATATCCAGCACGAAAAAGCCAGCCTGTCCAAGATGGGCGAGCGCTTTATCGAGTACCTGATTGAGGAAGTACAGTTTGATAAATAA